A stretch of Ischnura elegans chromosome 4, ioIscEleg1.1, whole genome shotgun sequence DNA encodes these proteins:
- the LOC124156979 gene encoding putative glutathione-specific gamma-glutamylcyclotransferase 2, with translation MLNFFFNAMWIFGYGSLIWKTDFPYETKCYGYITGYVRRFWQSSEDHRGVPGKPGRVVTLLPASDPEARVWGVAYKINECDVEAVSQHLDYREKDGYDKVTITFFPVICPVRSHCDVVTKLPEELPEPFQMCVYIGKESNCFFAGEAPLEDMARQILEAEGPSGTNREYLYQLAESTRLLFPQCQDEHLFQLEAAVKALDKNYSRGTCT, from the exons atgttaaatttttttttcaacgcaaTGTGGATATTTGGTTATGGATCTCTCATTTGGAAAACTGACTTCCCGTATGAGACAAAATGCTACGGTTACATCACAGGTTATGTTCGAAGGTTTTGGCAATCAAGTGAGGATCACAGAGGAGTTCCAGGAAAG ccCGGCCGAGTTGTCACACTCCTTCCAGCCTCGGACCCTGAG GCAAGAGTTTGGGGAGTGGCGTACAAAATCAATGAGTGTGATGTCGAGGCAGTTTCTCAGCATCTGGATTATCGAGAGAAGGATGGCTATGATAAAGTGACAATCACATTCTTCCCAGTTATATGTCCAGTTAGATCACATTGTGACGTTGTGACTAAACTGCCTGAAGAACTGCCAGAaccttttcaaatgtgtgtttatATCGGTAAAGAATCCAACTGCTTCTTTGCTGGTGAAGCACCTCTCGAAGATATGGCACGTCAAATTCTCGAAGCAGAAGGCCCCAGTGGAACGAATCGTGAATATCTGTACCAATTAGCAGAATCCACTCGGTTGTTATTTCCTCAATGCCAGGACGAACATCTGTTTCAGTTAGAGGCTGCAGTAAAAGCACTTGATAAAAACTACAGCCGAGGTACATGCACATAG